A single genomic interval of Brevibacillus brevis harbors:
- a CDS encoding discoidin domain-containing protein yields the protein MILTKKLSKHFFRFALMFSVLFSGQNIGHAEDQYSDDLIPIMTSNNTPSGIVSASSQWSGSHQPYNAFNDSANDYGWVTSEGIKSGWISYEFQTPQTISKYTLKSRNYNLSINENPRDWTFEAWDGSDWVVLDVRNNVTNWVLGEVKEYTFDNPNSYKTYRINISSNNDGAALSLGEIEMMSKNIQPQPEPEPEPEPTPTGDNALLVIKMISGLEKEFELTASEVQDFIDWYNDRADGRGKETYMFDKDFNKGPFTGRKDYVAFSKIQSFEVMEYTK from the coding sequence ATGATTTTAACAAAGAAGCTCAGCAAGCATTTCTTTCGCTTTGCCCTTATGTTTTCTGTTTTATTTTCTGGTCAGAACATTGGTCATGCGGAAGATCAATATTCTGATGATTTGATTCCTATCATGACAAGCAATAATACTCCAAGTGGTATTGTAAGTGCTAGTAGTCAATGGAGTGGGAGTCATCAACCCTATAATGCATTTAATGATTCAGCCAATGATTATGGATGGGTAACTAGCGAAGGAATAAAATCCGGATGGATATCCTATGAATTTCAAACACCACAAACTATTTCAAAATACACCTTAAAATCAAGGAATTATAATTTAAGTATTAATGAGAATCCGAGAGATTGGACCTTTGAAGCTTGGGATGGTAGTGATTGGGTAGTATTAGATGTCCGTAATAATGTTACTAATTGGGTGTTAGGTGAAGTAAAGGAATATACTTTCGATAATCCAAATAGCTATAAAACATATCGCATTAATATTTCTTCTAATAATGATGGTGCAGCCCTCTCACTTGGCGAAATAGAAATGATGTCAAAGAATATTCAACCACAACCTGAGCCGGAGCCTGAACCAGAGCCAACCCCAACTGGTGATAACGCACTTCTTGTAATTAAAATGATTAGTGGTCTTGAGAAAGAATTTGAGCTAACTGCATCCGAAGTACAAGACTTCATCGACTGGTACAATGACCGTGCAGATGGTCGCGGCAAAGAGACATACATGTTTGATAAGGACTTTAATAAAGGCCCATTTACAGGTCGAAAAGATTATGTAGCATTCAGTAAGATTCAATCCTTTGAAGTGATGGAATATACCAAATAA